A section of the Corynebacterium tuberculostearicum genome encodes:
- a CDS encoding FUSC family protein, producing the protein MATQLDYPIPQRPSTTQLLTAFNSASVRWPSALRAGLAILIPGAIALLTGHDYAILLISTGAFTVIFGEGHPYRTRPRVMLTAGTALITVAAVGVLVGHLIFAPGHGHWWLLLAGLYTTTLAAVCGFAQNALRLPPPGTFFLVMVGGGSVMLARTDVTVGQLLFWALTGMVASLVLGMAPALIDAHGPERRAVAALEKAAAAFQDDRDDSLARHHQAQTALFAAWQALSDAHIIRGGRIIDSQGAHLVERALAAQHTIVAHNRALDLGSDSDQLTDNVTDVDPDRTAIPHTRPTGRYRLYRAAVRDSHAMVTTQKIVLSAAITVLVGLTLGFDRPDWGVVSAFLMLQWGPDHVPGTVRGIHRMLGSVVGVLLFSILHYFGIQGWTLLLALAACQFCAEIFVAKNYAICVIFSTPLALLMGNSATRPLWPTIQARCGEIILSILIATAMLWLWQRSAPVRNQARLQVRVMESMATLLGLLFVNTPDAVLSARRDLQYELLSERRAIQSLAVDNPDAVRQFWARHIAVQHAGYFLLDFCTTHPDRTATRAELDSLVHEVRAARAA; encoded by the coding sequence GTGGCCACCCAGCTTGACTATCCCATCCCGCAGCGCCCCAGCACCACCCAGTTGCTCACCGCGTTTAATAGCGCCTCGGTGCGCTGGCCCAGTGCCCTGCGCGCGGGCTTGGCGATTCTCATCCCGGGCGCCATCGCACTGCTGACCGGCCACGACTACGCCATCCTGCTCATTTCCACCGGCGCGTTCACCGTCATCTTTGGCGAGGGCCACCCCTACCGCACCCGCCCGCGCGTCATGCTCACCGCCGGTACCGCACTCATTACCGTCGCGGCCGTGGGCGTATTGGTAGGCCACCTCATCTTTGCGCCTGGCCACGGCCATTGGTGGCTGTTGCTAGCGGGCCTCTACACCACAACTCTGGCCGCCGTGTGCGGCTTTGCCCAAAACGCCCTGCGCCTGCCGCCGCCGGGTACCTTCTTCTTGGTCATGGTCGGCGGCGGTTCGGTGATGCTCGCGCGCACCGACGTCACCGTGGGCCAGCTACTCTTTTGGGCGCTGACCGGCATGGTAGCCAGCCTCGTACTCGGCATGGCGCCGGCCCTTATTGACGCCCACGGCCCCGAGCGCCGCGCGGTCGCCGCACTGGAAAAGGCCGCGGCCGCATTCCAGGATGACCGCGACGATTCCTTGGCCCGCCACCACCAGGCGCAGACCGCGCTCTTTGCTGCCTGGCAGGCGCTTTCCGACGCCCACATTATCCGCGGCGGCCGCATCATCGACTCCCAGGGCGCCCACCTAGTAGAGCGCGCCCTCGCGGCCCAGCACACCATCGTGGCGCATAACCGCGCCCTCGACCTCGGCTCCGATTCGGACCAGCTCACCGATAATGTCACCGACGTCGATCCGGATCGCACTGCCATCCCGCACACCCGCCCCACCGGCCGCTACCGCTTGTATCGCGCCGCGGTCCGAGATTCGCACGCCATGGTCACCACCCAAAAAATTGTCCTTTCCGCGGCCATTACCGTGCTGGTGGGCCTTACCCTCGGCTTCGACCGCCCGGACTGGGGCGTGGTCTCTGCCTTCCTCATGCTGCAATGGGGACCCGATCACGTGCCAGGCACCGTCCGCGGCATCCACCGCATGCTCGGCTCCGTCGTCGGCGTACTGCTGTTTTCTATCCTCCATTACTTTGGCATTCAAGGGTGGACGCTCCTGCTCGCGCTGGCCGCGTGCCAATTCTGCGCCGAAATCTTCGTGGCTAAGAACTACGCCATCTGCGTTATCTTCTCCACCCCGCTCGCCCTCCTCATGGGCAACTCCGCCACCCGGCCCCTATGGCCCACCATCCAGGCTCGCTGCGGTGAGATCATCTTGTCCATCCTTATCGCCACCGCGATGCTATGGCTGTGGCAGCGCAGCGCCCCCGTTCGCAATCAGGCCCGCCTGCAGGTCCGCGTGATGGAGTCCATGGCCACCCTGCTCGGTCTGCTCTTTGTCAATACCCCAGATGCCGTACTGTCCGCGCGCCGCGACCTGCAATACGAGCTGCTCTCGGAGCGCCGCGCCATCCAATCCCTCGCCGTGGATAACCCCGATGCCGTGCGCCAATTCTGGGCCCGGCACATTGCCGTACAACATGCCGGCTACTTCCTGCTAGATTTCTGCACCACCCATCCGGACCGCACCGCCACCCGCGCGGAGCTTGATTCCCTGGTGCACGAAGTCCGTGCGGCCCGCGCCGCCTAA
- the thpR gene encoding RNA 2',3'-cyclic phosphodiesterase: protein MIRVFAALLPSAAAREHLVHTLRPIHAATTNELRWTDPDNWHVTMAFYGEQPNDAAAVREHLAHAVAGRGALDVHLSGAGSFEQRTLWVGVGGQARGVRELMAQCQLADVPFSHHRPHLTVARAGRRTREPWALADYVRALSVYRGPDFRADRVCLMQSHLGEGRGGGPRYEVIEEYPLF from the coding sequence ATGATCCGCGTCTTTGCTGCGTTATTGCCCTCGGCCGCCGCGCGTGAGCATTTGGTGCATACGCTGCGGCCCATCCACGCGGCAACTACTAATGAGCTGCGTTGGACGGATCCGGATAATTGGCATGTGACCATGGCCTTTTATGGCGAGCAGCCCAATGATGCCGCGGCGGTGCGCGAGCACCTAGCTCACGCGGTGGCTGGGCGCGGGGCGTTGGATGTGCACCTGAGCGGGGCGGGGAGCTTTGAGCAGCGCACGTTGTGGGTGGGCGTCGGCGGGCAGGCGCGCGGTGTGCGGGAGTTGATGGCGCAGTGCCAGCTTGCCGACGTCCCCTTTAGCCACCACCGCCCCCACCTCACCGTCGCGCGCGCTGGTCGGCGGACCCGTGAGCCGTGGGCGCTGGCGGATTATGTGCGTGCTTTATCGGTGTATCGGGGGCCGGATTTTCGCGCGGACCGGGTGTGCCTGATGCAATCGCACCTCGGTGAGGGCCGCGGCGGTGGCCCACGCTACGAAGTTATAGAGGAGTATCCGCTGTTTTAG
- a CDS encoding YeeE/YedE thiosulfate transporter family protein: MIITGLLTGIVFGAVLQRGRFCVTGMLRDIFLNKSWRGFTALLILISVHAFGLALLTGTAVLSPEISDFKPVAVIVGGFIFGLGIILSGGCASGTWYRSAEGLVGSWIALLFYGLSAAAMKSGPLSGANDWFKQWSLPVTTIHGALHISPWILVAVLWVVTFLLWRHYRAKDAGRPKVDLGQPWYAKPLNMNIAAVAVGIIGTVGFVLSANAGRNGGLGITTPTADIVRWTATGDSARMNWGTLLGIGLLVGAFIAAKSAGEFRVRVPDAQTATRAIWGGIMMGVGASLAGGCTVGNGMVETSLFSFQGWVSLFFMALGVGAGARLWLKPKGEPQQPQTYSTEQSVDNKVASAEDKVLPSFATATGAVALKTKPEAKNKARALGGGRYALDTLGAVCPFPLIEAKQVMAELETGEALVIDFDCTQATESIPQWAADEGHEIRDFHRSGDAGWQVTVVKGG, from the coding sequence GTGATTATTACCGGACTTCTCACCGGCATCGTCTTCGGTGCCGTGCTGCAGCGCGGGCGCTTCTGCGTAACCGGTATGCTGCGCGATATTTTCCTCAATAAATCGTGGCGCGGCTTTACCGCCCTGCTCATTTTGATTTCGGTGCATGCCTTTGGCCTGGCGCTGTTGACTGGCACGGCCGTGCTTTCGCCGGAGATTAGCGATTTCAAGCCGGTAGCTGTCATCGTGGGCGGCTTCATCTTTGGCCTCGGCATCATCTTGTCCGGCGGTTGCGCGTCCGGCACATGGTACCGCTCGGCCGAGGGCCTGGTCGGCTCATGGATTGCGCTGCTGTTTTATGGGCTTTCGGCCGCGGCCATGAAGTCCGGCCCGCTGTCTGGCGCCAATGATTGGTTCAAGCAGTGGAGCCTCCCGGTCACCACCATCCATGGCGCGCTGCACATTTCACCGTGGATCCTGGTGGCGGTCTTGTGGGTCGTGACCTTCCTGCTGTGGCGCCACTACCGCGCCAAGGACGCCGGCCGCCCGAAGGTGGACCTGGGCCAGCCGTGGTACGCCAAGCCGCTGAACATGAATATCGCGGCGGTTGCTGTGGGCATCATCGGCACGGTGGGCTTTGTGCTTTCGGCCAACGCTGGCCGCAACGGCGGCCTCGGTATCACAACGCCGACCGCGGACATCGTCCGCTGGACCGCCACCGGCGATTCCGCGCGCATGAACTGGGGCACCCTGTTGGGTATCGGCCTGCTGGTGGGCGCTTTTATCGCCGCCAAGTCCGCTGGTGAGTTCCGTGTGCGCGTGCCAGATGCACAGACCGCGACCCGCGCTATTTGGGGCGGCATCATGATGGGCGTAGGCGCGTCGCTGGCCGGCGGCTGCACCGTGGGCAATGGCATGGTGGAGACCTCCCTGTTTAGCTTCCAGGGCTGGGTATCGCTATTCTTTATGGCCCTGGGCGTCGGTGCGGGCGCGCGCCTGTGGCTCAAGCCTAAGGGTGAGCCGCAGCAGCCGCAGACCTACTCCACCGAGCAATCCGTGGATAACAAGGTGGCCTCCGCCGAGGATAAGGTGCTGCCGAGCTTCGCCACCGCCACCGGGGCGGTAGCGCTCAAGACCAAGCCTGAGGCCAAGAACAAGGCCCGCGCGCTGGGCGGCGGGCGTTATGCGCTCGATACCCTTGGCGCGGTGTGCCCGTTCCCGTTGATCGAGGCCAAGCAGGTCATGGCGGAGCTGGAGACTGGCGAGGCACTGGTTATTGACTTCGACTGCACCCAGGCCACCGAATCCATTCCGCAGTGGGCGGCCGATGAGGGCCATGAGATTCGTGATTTCCATCGCTCGGGGGATGCTGGCTGGCAGGTCACGGTGGTCAAGGGCGGATAA
- a CDS encoding response regulator yields MSDIRVVLVDDEPLLRHGLRMILEGAPGISVIGEAGNGKEGVELILAEEPDVVLMDIRMPVMDGIEATAQLHSLAGARDIPVVMLTAFDTDEFILHALRAGAVGFLLKTTAPEALVASVRAASQGQQQLSPKVLENLVGLAATPTPPEQEMIQPSGLAELSERENEIAQLVAQGLSNAEIAERLFISLTTVKTHMKHILAKIDGTNRVHIAIAVLGG; encoded by the coding sequence GTGAGTGATATTCGTGTGGTGCTCGTCGATGATGAGCCGCTGTTGCGCCACGGCCTGCGCATGATCTTGGAAGGCGCGCCGGGCATCAGCGTTATCGGCGAGGCCGGAAACGGCAAGGAGGGAGTGGAGCTCATCCTGGCCGAGGAGCCGGACGTGGTGCTGATGGATATTCGCATGCCGGTCATGGACGGCATTGAGGCGACGGCGCAGCTGCATTCGCTGGCCGGCGCGCGTGATATCCCGGTGGTGATGCTCACCGCCTTTGATACCGACGAATTCATCTTGCACGCCCTGCGTGCTGGGGCGGTGGGCTTTTTGTTGAAGACGACGGCGCCGGAGGCGCTGGTGGCGTCGGTAAGAGCGGCGTCCCAAGGCCAGCAACAGCTTAGCCCGAAGGTGCTAGAAAACCTGGTGGGGCTGGCGGCCACACCAACGCCGCCGGAGCAGGAAATGATTCAGCCCAGCGGGCTGGCCGAGCTGAGCGAGCGCGAGAATGAAATCGCCCAGCTGGTGGCCCAAGGGCTGAGCAACGCCGAGATTGCCGAGCGGCTGTTCATCTCCCTGACCACGGTCAAGACGCACATGAAGCACATCCTGGCCAAAATCGATGGCACCAACCGGGTGCATATCGCGATTGCGGTGCTCGGCGGTTAG
- a CDS encoding sensor histidine kinase, giving the protein MKLFRKSDAMLKRPLWQKLVIAAVAVIGDFAVFSVRFSESDGSPERLFIFFAATIGTWILLPFALRHAARERDPRSAQPGPRSALVAATIISATVSIAEPRPSVFMAAFSVASRRSRLWMATVCAAMVASKLVTLDLSRSEGLSAPGKLGFFSSYILPAVVVLVVGLVRSNQKERTIALQAQAELTHEEMATRENFARQEERDRIARDMHDTLSHRLSMIAVYAGGLAYRKDLDPEETRKSARTIRDEAEAAVGDLREALHSLRSEGRIDPREGVESLVERSRRAGMYVEVRYQQGTGPQSLAELSTMGGHALNRAVQEGLTNARKHAPGEPVTITIAALADALSITMSNPVTRAEKKGSGNSGGYGIVGMRERASVVGGSLQVNDEDDRFSWTLRLPRKEVQ; this is encoded by the coding sequence ATGAAGTTATTCCGAAAATCCGACGCGATGCTTAAGCGCCCGCTGTGGCAAAAGCTTGTCATCGCCGCGGTGGCAGTGATAGGCGATTTTGCCGTCTTTTCCGTCCGGTTTAGCGAGAGCGACGGATCGCCCGAAAGGCTGTTTATTTTTTTCGCGGCGACGATCGGAACGTGGATCTTATTGCCCTTTGCTCTCCGGCATGCTGCGCGGGAGCGTGACCCGCGCAGCGCACAGCCCGGCCCGCGCAGCGCGTTGGTAGCCGCAACCATTATTTCGGCGACGGTGTCGATTGCTGAGCCCCGCCCCTCGGTATTTATGGCGGCGTTTTCTGTGGCCTCGCGCCGGAGCCGGTTGTGGATGGCGACGGTATGTGCGGCAATGGTGGCCTCGAAGCTGGTCACTCTCGATTTATCTCGAAGCGAAGGGCTTAGTGCTCCCGGGAAGCTGGGATTTTTCTCTAGCTACATCCTCCCAGCAGTAGTGGTTTTAGTCGTCGGGCTGGTCCGCTCGAACCAAAAAGAGCGCACGATTGCGCTGCAGGCGCAGGCGGAGCTCACGCATGAGGAAATGGCCACGCGGGAAAACTTTGCGCGGCAGGAGGAGCGCGACCGGATTGCGCGGGATATGCACGATACGCTCTCGCACCGGCTGAGCATGATCGCGGTCTACGCGGGCGGGCTGGCCTACCGCAAGGATTTAGATCCGGAGGAGACGCGGAAATCTGCGCGCACGATTCGTGATGAAGCCGAGGCTGCCGTGGGGGATCTGCGCGAGGCGCTGCACTCGCTGCGCAGCGAGGGGCGCATCGATCCGCGCGAGGGCGTGGAATCGCTGGTGGAGCGCTCCCGCCGGGCGGGCATGTACGTGGAGGTGCGCTACCAGCAGGGCACGGGGCCGCAGTCGCTGGCGGAGCTTAGCACCATGGGTGGCCACGCGCTCAACCGCGCGGTGCAGGAGGGCCTGACCAACGCCCGCAAGCACGCGCCGGGCGAGCCGGTGACCATCACTATCGCCGCGCTTGCCGACGCCCTGTCTATCACCATGTCCAACCCCGTCACCCGGGCCGAGAAGAAGGGGAGTGGAAACAGTGGCGGGTACGGGATCGTCGGCATGCGCGAGCGCGCTAGTGTGGTGGGTGGATCGCTGCAGGTAAACGATGAGGACGATAGGTTCTCGTGGACTCTGCGCCTGCCCAGGAAGGAAGTACAGTGA
- a CDS encoding response regulator produces the protein MMADALRVVLVDDEELVRSGLRLLLSNAPDIEVVAEASNGRDAVATVLDTQPDVVLMDIRMPVMDGIAAVEKILSVHAVPIIMLTAFDTDSFILRALRAGAAGFLLKSTPPESLMAAVRAAAAGQPLLSPQVVDKLVGMQGPALDDAHSHHTRTARNHLGRLSSREREIAELVAQGLNNQDIADQLVVSMATVKSHMQHILKKIGGTSRVHIAIMVLEARG, from the coding sequence ATGATGGCCGATGCCCTGCGAGTAGTGCTCGTTGATGATGAGGAACTTGTCCGCAGTGGTCTGCGCCTGCTGCTATCCAATGCGCCCGATATCGAGGTCGTGGCCGAGGCGAGCAATGGCCGGGACGCGGTGGCTACCGTGCTTGATACGCAGCCCGATGTGGTGCTGATGGATATTCGCATGCCGGTCATGGATGGCATCGCGGCCGTGGAGAAGATTCTGTCCGTCCACGCAGTGCCGATCATCATGCTCACGGCCTTCGATACCGATTCCTTCATCCTGCGGGCTCTGCGTGCCGGGGCGGCTGGGTTCCTGTTGAAGTCGACGCCGCCGGAATCGCTCATGGCGGCCGTGCGCGCGGCCGCGGCGGGGCAGCCGCTGTTGAGCCCGCAGGTCGTCGACAAGCTGGTAGGCATGCAAGGCCCCGCGCTTGACGACGCCCATTCGCACCACACCCGCACCGCTCGCAACCACCTAGGTAGGCTTAGCTCCCGCGAGCGCGAAATCGCCGAGCTGGTGGCCCAGGGCTTGAATAATCAAGACATCGCCGACCAACTGGTGGTGTCCATGGCCACGGTGAAATCGCATATGCAGCACATTTTGAAAAAGATCGGCGGCACGAGCCGCGTGCATATTGCGATCATGGTCTTGGAAGCCCGCGGTTAG
- a CDS encoding sensor histidine kinase, whose translation MVRTKWSTAGIVAACAVANWLVGMVLMNLDIEEYSPTFEEYGPYICTGFVVGVLGIIALPFALEHQPRELSDVDYAGSTRSFIAGCIVLLGSSSYFGAVSGVVAFISMVSRRSTTRSVAAVACFVLAFAIDASFNPYLSWDEIGWVGAIFVVVVMVAGLLAGQKRGNQREKRWRVEQQARMNREEMRAKVEHARREERESIARDMHDSLSHRLSLVAIHAGALSYPREGVPEEFTEAARTIRAEAQNAVEDLRTVLSALREDLSQDPRTGVEELVASAREAGAEVTVTYADGASPDVFAGLSTMTQHAVHRAVQEGLTNARKHAPGQPVFITVGEAAGAVDIEMRNPVPREKAGSETGDGADTTGGYGLVGLRERVELSGGRMSIAANQESPGGKGGEEFRWNIQLPLAHKEATQ comes from the coding sequence GGTGGCAAATTGGCTCGTCGGCATGGTGCTGATGAACCTCGATATCGAGGAGTACTCGCCGACATTTGAGGAGTACGGGCCCTATATCTGCACCGGGTTTGTGGTGGGCGTGCTGGGCATTATCGCCCTGCCCTTTGCGTTGGAGCACCAGCCGCGCGAGCTTTCCGACGTCGACTATGCCGGCTCCACCCGCAGCTTCATCGCCGGTTGCATCGTACTGCTGGGGTCTAGTTCCTATTTCGGCGCGGTCAGCGGAGTTGTGGCTTTTATTTCCATGGTCTCGCGGCGCTCGACTACGCGCTCGGTGGCCGCGGTGGCATGCTTTGTACTGGCGTTTGCGATAGATGCTAGCTTCAACCCGTACCTAAGCTGGGACGAGATCGGGTGGGTTGGTGCCATTTTCGTCGTGGTTGTAATGGTCGCGGGCTTGCTTGCAGGCCAAAAACGCGGCAATCAGCGCGAAAAGCGGTGGCGCGTGGAGCAGCAAGCCCGGATGAACCGAGAAGAGATGCGCGCCAAGGTGGAGCATGCACGGCGAGAGGAGCGCGAGAGCATCGCGCGGGATATGCACGATTCACTCTCGCATCGGCTGAGCCTTGTGGCTATTCATGCGGGAGCACTGAGTTATCCGCGCGAGGGCGTGCCGGAGGAGTTTACGGAGGCTGCGCGAACCATCCGTGCCGAAGCCCAAAACGCGGTGGAAGATTTGCGCACCGTCTTAAGCGCCTTGCGCGAAGACCTCTCCCAGGACCCGCGCACCGGTGTCGAGGAGCTGGTCGCGAGCGCGCGGGAGGCCGGCGCAGAGGTAACTGTGACCTACGCGGACGGTGCCAGCCCGGACGTTTTTGCTGGGTTGTCCACGATGACGCAACACGCCGTGCACCGTGCAGTACAAGAGGGCTTAACGAACGCCCGCAAGCACGCGCCCGGTCAGCCGGTATTTATCACGGTGGGCGAGGCGGCCGGCGCGGTAGACATCGAGATGCGAAACCCAGTCCCGCGCGAGAAGGCAGGATCCGAAACGGGCGATGGCGCGGACACCACAGGTGGTTACGGACTGGTAGGCCTGCGCGAGCGTGTGGAGCTTTCCGGCGGGCGCATGAGCATCGCGGCTAACCAGGAAAGCCCAGGAGGAAAGGGAGGCGAGGAATTCAGATGGAATATCCAGCTACCGCTAGCGCACAAGGAGGCCACACAATGA